A stretch of Arachis hypogaea cultivar Tifrunner chromosome 15, arahy.Tifrunner.gnm2.J5K5, whole genome shotgun sequence DNA encodes these proteins:
- the LOC112750639 gene encoding subtilisin-like protease SBT4.6, producing the protein MAGWKHILLCTSIILAMYTFMLCVANEDRKLHVVYMGSLPNGDYAPASQHSSMLRQVMGNDFAEHSLIRSYNRSFNGFAAKLTDQEVHNLARMDEVVSVFESKTLKLHTTRSWDFMGFQDKRRSSPGESDIIIGVIDTGIWPESDSFSDYGFSPAPKTWKGKCAGGNNFTCNKKIIGARKYIDDGGSSARDNVGHGSHIASIAAGNKVKDASFYGIAKGIAKGAVPSSRLAVYQVCVSERCVEADILKAFDDAIADGVDLITISLGRREEVDFKLDVIAIGSFHAMEKGILTVQSCGNSGPYRGTITSVAPWLLSVAASIMDRRIIDKFSLGNGQTLSGRSINSFASSGKKIALLPGEHASLPYCNGSTCDCLDPKKVIGNILLCSSEDGVQMGYEYGAFGSIVINSDQHAGVVPYPASRIDEITYAHALSYANSTNNPQVEILKSEAMNDPNAPYIADFSSRGPNPLIPEILKPDISAPGVEILAAFSPNANPSGFPGDNRHVKYNIMTGTSMACPHVTGIAAYVKSFHPDWSPAAIKSSIMTTAIPMNGSQDLKNFAYGAGHVNPVKVIDPGLILDLSKDDYVNLLCDIGYDTATVRKISGDNSACSSSSGKSLLKDINYPSIVYQVQLMQPFMVNFTRTVTNVGIANSTYKASVTKISNINITIVPQVLSFKSLGEKQSFSVNVAGGKFSKPIVLSSSLVWTDEKHRVRIPIIVDVTQI; encoded by the coding sequence ATGGCAGGTTGGAAGCACATTCTATTGTGCACATCAATCATTCTTGCCATGTACACGTTTATGCTTTGCGTTGCCAATGAAGACCGAAAGTTACATGTTGTGTATATGGGGTCACTTCCAAATGGAGACTACGCACCAGCATCTCAGCATTCAAGCATGTTACGCCAAGTTATGGGAAATGATTTTGCAGAACATTCCTTGATCAGAAGTTACAACCGGAGCTTCAATGGGTTTGCTGCAAAACTAACAGACCAAGAAGTGCATAATCTTGCTAGAATGGATGAAGTAGTCTCTGTTTTCGAAAGCAAAACTTTAAAGCTTCATACAACAAGGTCTTGGGACTTCATGGGTTTCCAAGACAAAAGGCGAAGTAGCCCGGGCGAAAGCGATATCATAATTGGAGTCATAGACACCGGTATTTGGCCTGAGTCAGATAGTTTTTCTGATTATGGCTTCAGCCCTGCTCCGAAAACGTGGAAAGGTAAATGTGCAGGAGGGAACAATTTTACTTGTAACAAGAAGATCATTGGAGCAAGAAAATACATCGACGATGGAGGGTCGTCCGCAAGAGACAATGTTGGTCATGGAAGCCATATAGCCTCAATTGCAGCTGGTAACAAAGTAAAAGACGCAAGCTTTTATGGAATTGCAAAAGGAATTGCAAAAGGAGCGGTTCCATCTTCAAGATTAGCCGTCTACCAAGTTTGCGTAAGTGAACGATGCGTTGAGGCTGACATATTAAAAGCTTTTGATGATGCCATTGCAGATGGTGTAGATCTCATCACAATTTCACTTGGACGTCGAGAAGAAGTAGATTTCAAGTTAGATGTTATAGCAATTGGTTCTTTTCATGCAATGGAGAAAGGGATTCTCACTGTCCAGTCATGTGGAAACAGTGGTCCTTATAGAGGGACTATTACTAGCGTAGCACCTTGGTTACTAAGCGTTGCAGCTAGCATCATGGATCGTCGAATCATCGACAAGTTTTCTCTTGGGAATGGACAAACATTGTCCGGGAGATCGATAAATAGTTTCGCATCAAGTGGGAAAAAGATTGCTCTACTTCCTGGGGAGCATGCTTCGCTTCCGTATTGCAATGGCTCAACTTGTGATTGTCTAGATCCCAAGAAGGTAATAGGGAACATACTTTTATGTTCTTCAGAAGATGGAGTTCAAATGGGATATGAATATGGCGCGTTTGGATCAATTGTGATTAACTCTGACCAACATGCTGGAGTTGTCCCTTACCCTGCATCAAGAATAGATGAGATTACATATGCTCATGCTCTGTCATATGCTAATTCTACTAATAACCCTCAAGTGGAGATTCTCAAGAGTGAAGCCATGAATGATCCAAATGCTCCATACATAGCTGATTTCTCTTCCCGGGGACCAAATCCATTAATTCCAGAAATTTTGAAGCCGGACATAAGTGCCCCTGGAGTTGAAATATTGGCAGCGTTTTCGCCTAATGCGAATCCCTCAGGGTTCCCCGGAGACAATAGACATGTCAAATACAACATCATGACAGGAACATCAATGGCTTGCCCCCATGTTACTGGTATAGCTGCATATGTTAAGAGTTTTCATCCTGATTGGTCCCCTGCAGCTATAAAATCTTCTATTATGACTACTGCAATACCGATGAATGGTAGTCAAGATCTTAAGAATTTTGCTTATGGAGCAGGGCATGTAAACCCGGTAAAAGTTATTGACCCTGGACTCATTTTGGATCTTTCTAAGGATGACTATGTGAATTTGTTATGTGACATAGGATATGATACTGCAACAGTGAGAAAAATCAGTGGTGATAATAGTGCTTGTTCTTCTTCAAGTGGGAAATCATTGCTCAAAGATATTAACTATCCTTCAATTGTATATCAAGTGCAACTAATGCAACCGTTTATGGTAAATTTCACAAGAACAGTCACAAATGTTGGCATCGCTAATTCCACCTACAAGGCCAGTGTCACAAAAATTTCCAACATCAATATCACCATCGTGCCTCAAGTTCTCTCGTTCAAATCTCTTGGGGAAAAACAATCTTTCAGTGTCAATGTTGCTGGAGGAAAATTTTCTAAGCCAATTGTACTTTCGTCATCACTTGTATGGACAGATGAAAAACATAGAGTGAGAATTCCCATTATTGTAGACGTCACCCAAAtttga
- the LOC112750641 gene encoding mitochondrial fission 1 protein A isoform X3, which produces MAKLEAKLETIVDSVGNFFSGKDQLPWCDPDIVAVKIEVATIQGVGILWRERKQKGKDVEGEGVCGPHVPAISCRSYLLQS; this is translated from the exons ATGGCGAAGCTTGAAGCAAAGCTGGAAACGATAGTTGATTCCGTTGGTAACTTCTTCTCTGGCAAAGACCAGCTTCCCTGGTGTGACCCTGATATCGTCGCT GTCAAAATCGAAGTGGCGACTATTCAAGGAGTAGGGATCTTGTGGAGAG AAAGaaagcaaaaaggaaaagatgtTGAAGGTGAAGGTGTATGCGGACCGCATGTCCCAGCCATTTCGTGCCGTTCTTATCTTCTGCAA AGTTAA
- the LOC112750641 gene encoding mitochondrial fission 1 protein A isoform X4, with protein MAKLEAKLETIVDSVGNFFSGKDQLPWCDPDIVAVKIEVATIQGVGILWRERKQKGKDVEGEGVCGPHVPAISCRSYLLQA; from the exons ATGGCGAAGCTTGAAGCAAAGCTGGAAACGATAGTTGATTCCGTTGGTAACTTCTTCTCTGGCAAAGACCAGCTTCCCTGGTGTGACCCTGATATCGTCGCT GTCAAAATCGAAGTGGCGACTATTCAAGGAGTAGGGATCTTGTGGAGAG AAAGaaagcaaaaaggaaaagatgtTGAAGGTGAAGGTGTATGCGGACCGCATGTCCCAGCCATTTCGTGCCGTTCTTATCTTCTGCAA GCCTGA
- the LOC112750641 gene encoding putative dynamin-related protein 4A isoform X1: protein MLKVKVYADRMSQPFRAVLIFCKPEESIILNALSATVDFTTCESIRMSQSVDKTGLRTLAVVTKADKSPEGLLEKRLVQVQGMIISKTLPEIVKKINEKLTYKLT from the exons atgtTGAAGGTGAAGGTGTATGCGGACCGCATGTCCCAGCCATTTCGTGCCGTTCTTATCTTCTGCAA GCCTGAAGAGAGCATTATTCTGAATGCTCTTTCTGCTACCGTTGATTTTACTACTTGTGAATCCATAAGAATGTCTCAGTCTGTGGATAAAACTGGTTTGAGAACCTTGGCTGTTGTAACAAAGGCTGATAAGTCTCCTGAAGGCTTGTTGGAGAAG AGGCTAGTTCAAGTTCAAGGCATGATCATATCCAAAACTCTGCCCGAAATTGTGAAGAAAATCAATGAGAAGCTGACTTACAAGCTGACTTAA
- the LOC112750641 gene encoding DNA topoisomerase 1 isoform X2, translating to MPGLTAKVFRTFNASITLDDMLNKETKEGDVVEKILVYQHANKQVAIICNHQRSVSKSHSSQIEKLTNKIGELQAREKDLSNQCKD from the exons ATGCCTGGCCTAACTGCAAAGGTCTTCCGTACATTCAATGCATCTATCACGTTGGATGATATG TTGAATAAGGAAACTAAAGAGGGTGATGTTGTCGAAAAGATTCTTGTTTATCAACATGCAAATAAACAG GTTGCAATCATTTGTAATCATCAACGCAGTGTTTCAAAATCTCACTCATCACAAATTGAAAAGTTAACAAACAAGATTGGTGAGCTTCAG GCTAGAGAAAAAGATCTCTCAAACCAATGCAAAGATTGA
- the LOC140179313 gene encoding uncharacterized protein has translation MFRNVFDALGLRDVDLKTHQHGVVGLGDHFIKPDGIISLPVSIGRDLERRTVMAEFVVLRDSTAYNIIMGRKTINELGAVIYTKLLVMKFVSDNGSIGSIKGYLETAVACDNASLSLRKKSKEAAGVFLADLDARVEDKPRPEPEGDLEKIRVGDSEEKFTFVNRNLPYEVKEPLVAVIQKNGELFVWTPADMLGIDPNIMSHHLVVRADAKPIAQKRRKMSQERADEVARQTAGLLQAGFIRELEYSTWLSNVVLPAFIIPGGTYSYKVMPFGLKNAGATYQRLINKIFCDLIGKTVEVYVNDILVKTVRADDLIGNLESVFVALWRHHMRLNPLKCAFAMEAEKFRGFMITQRGVEANPEKCEAIL, from the exons atgttccgcaatGTATTTGATGCCTTAGGTCTACGAGATGTCGACCTGAagacccaccagcacggtgtggtcGGTCTCggagaccacttcatcaagccagacGGGATAATCTCTTTACCAGTCTCCATAGGCAGGGATCTAGAAAGGAGGACCGTAATGGCGGAGTTCGTTGTCCTAAGGGACTCCACAGCCTATAACATCATAATGGGAAGAAAAACCATCAATGAACTTGGAGCAGTAATCTATACTAAGTTACTGGTAATGAAGTTTGTTTCTGATAATGGGTCGATTGGATCCATCAAGGGATATTTAGAAACGGCAGTCGCATGCGACAACGCCAGCCTCTCCCTAAGGAAGAAATCCAAGGAAGCAGCCGGGGTCTTCTTGGCCGACTTGGATGCAAGAGTTGAGGACAAGCCTAGGCCAGAGCCTGAGGGAGACCTCGAGAAAATCAGGGTCGGTGACTCAGAGGAAAAGTTCACCTTCGTGAACAGGAACCTCCCCTATGAAGTAAAGGAGCCATTGGTGGCAGTAATTCAGAAAAACGGCGAACTGTTTGTATGGACGCCAGCCGACATGCTGGGTATTGACCCCAACATCATGTCGCACCACCTTGTGGTCAGAGCGGACGCTAAGCCGATAGCTCagaagaggaggaagatgtcTCAAGAAAGAGCCGATGAAGTGGCTAGACAGACGGCCGGCCTCTTGCAAGCGGGATTCATCCGGGAGCTGGAGTACTCAACATGGCTGTCAAACGTTGTCTTG CCGGCGTTCATAATTCCAGGAGGAACGTATTCCTACAAGGTTATGCCGTTTGGGCTGAAGAACGCGGGAGCCACGTACCAAAGACTGATAAACAAGATATTCTGCGACCTCATCGGTAAGACGGTGGAGGTCTACGTGAACGACATCCTAGTCAAGACCGTCAGGGCCGACGACCTCATTGGTAACCTGGAGAGCGTGTTCGTAGCTCTTTGGCGACACCATATGAGGTTAAATCCGCTCAAGTGCGCCTTCGCCATGGAGGCCGAAAAATTCCGGGGATTCATGATAACCCAGAGAGGGGTAGAAGCTAATCCGGAAAAGTGTGAGGCGATCTTATGA